One genomic window of Megachile rotundata isolate GNS110a chromosome 12, iyMegRotu1, whole genome shotgun sequence includes the following:
- the Pde8 gene encoding phosphodiesterase 8 isoform X5: protein MGCRSSTLECMEDKRDTEKRKQSDSLDQGSLVDIGKSEYDILEKPPFKEVPTGDEAVDHSTVKGAQEIGTYPLTNSVPDLIKILLVFPKDDQQMDILATTSRRLGWSVSVAKDAEEAVEFFQNRGHELVIIDHRGQRGTQADAICRAIRSSPVYHNTVVIALVKKSYFMHTEKDKIVSLDLLEIGFTRALMECSHEGILINELVGIYTSTLLPRTQLAAADALYVALDRCRDMVHVTNDKHIVQFVNKISEKLLGYTITEILGKNISEIVLYENFVVMEQQISKGHEFEGNMNCKRKNNQMLTLNCRIVPFSITLKKPTHYIYVYDTMYLSENIDPSVDKDQQPGLPKQSTVATQRRTSDMKSGTSDSRRRSSLRKLYSLQLEAPITKVITLLSNAITESTNPETAAQIDKAIEMLKTTELYVPHLREDKTFTDPVATDLVGALLASPRKPWESRRSSVESARLSTYKAVALTSGSSRMQIKGFRGPQEIAEILDKCLDWNFDVFKLEVLTEKRPLLFLGMTIMNLYRVPARLGCDEKVVQNWLTVIEMNYRSTNCYHNSTHAADVLQATARFMQSETLKQILEPLDEVAALIASAAHDLDHPGRSSQFLCNADSKLAILYNDLSVLESHHAALTFKLSLEEDSANIFKNLERDTYKLVRQIVIDMILATEMTKHFEHLARFMNVCSSRVTDNQMEAYSGNLDMSVVLQPENVVLVKRMMIKCADVSNPTRPLKYCIEWARRIAEEYFSQTDEEKRLKLPVLMPMFDRQTCSIPKSQIGFVDYIINDMIETWDAFIDMPELVGYMRHNYEKWKEYSEQGISTLQDIEKLQQLPEFFVHRFA, encoded by the exons AAAGGGGCGCAAGAAATTGGAACATACCCGTTAACGAACAGTGTTCCTGATCTCATTAAG ATATTACTGGTCTTCCCGAAAGATGATCAGCAGATGGACATACTTGCCACCACTTCCAGAAGACTGGGGTGGAGCGTATCGGTGGCAAAAGATGCGGAAGAAGCTGTCGAGTTCTTCCAAAATCGAGGTCACGAGCTAGTGATCATCGATCATCGGGGGCAACGTGGTACCCAAGCCGATGCGATTTGTAG agCGATTAGGTCTAGTCCAGTTTACCATAATACCGTTGTCATAGCTCTTGTAAAAAAATC GTATTTTATGCATACCGAAAAAGATAAAATCGTGTCACTGGATTTGTTAGAAATAGGATTCACCAGA GCTTTAATGGAGTGCTCCCACGAAGGGATATTAATTAACGAATTAGTGGGAATTTATACCAGCACTTTGTTACCAAGAACACAACTAGCGGCTGCTGACGCGTTGTATGTGGCTCTTGACAGATGCCGTGATATGGTACACGTGACAAATGATAAACACATTGTACAG tttgttaataaaattagcGAGAAGTTGTTAGGCTATACGATCACAGAAATATTAGGGAAAAACATCAGTGAGATAGTTCTCTACGAAAATTTCGTAGTGATGGAGCAGCAGATCAGCAAAGGTCACGAATTCGAGGGGAACATGAACTGCAAACGAAAAAATAATCAAATGCTCACTCTCAACTGCAGGATAGTACCTTTCAGTATCACTTTGAA AAAACCAACTCACTACATATACGTGTACGATACGATGTACCTGTCAGAAAATATCGATCCATCGGTCGATAAAGATCAACAACCTGGTCTTCCAAAGCAGAGTACAGTTGCGACACAAAGGCGGACATCTGATATGAAATCAGGCACCAGCGACA gcCGAAGGCGGTCCAGTCTGCGCAAACTGTACAGTTTACAATTGGAAGCACCAATTACAAAAGTGATCACACTTCTTTCTAACGCGATCACGGAGTCGACGAATCCTGAAACAGCTGCACAGATAGACAAG GCAATAGAAATGTTGAAAACTACCGAACTGTACGTGCCACATCTAAGGGAAGATAAAACCTTCACTGACCCCGTGGCTACTGACCTCGTCGGAGCCTTGTTAGCT TCGCCCCGGAAACCATGGGAATCAAGAAGATCGTCGGTGGAGTCAGCACGGTTGTCTACGTACAAAGCTGTCGCTCTGACCTCAGGTTCCTCTCGAATGCAGATCAAAGGATTCAGGGGGCCTCAGGAAATCGCGGAAATATTGGACAAGTGTTTAGATTGGAATTTCGATGTATTCAAACTTGAAGTTCTCACGGAAAAAAG GCCACTATTGTTCCTTGGGATGACAATCATGAATCTGTATCGCGTACCAGCAAGATTAGGCTGCGATGAGAAGGTCGTACAAAATTGGCTAACAGTAATCGAAATGAACTATCGATCTACTAATTGTTATCACAATTCGACTCATGCTGCTGATGTACTACAAGCCACTGCTAGGTTTATGCAGTCCGAAACGTTGAAACAGATTTTGGAACCCTTGGACGAAGTTGCGGCTTTGATTGCTTCTGCTGCGCATGATCTTGATCATCCCGGTAGATCGAG CCAATTTCTCTGCAACGCCGACAGCAAGCTAGCGATCCTCTACAATGATTTGTCCGTGCTTGAGTCACACCATGCAGCGTTAACTTTCAAGCTATCCTTAGAAGAAGACAGTGCGAACATTTTCAAA AACTTGGAACGAGACACATACAAGCTAGTCAGGCAGATAGTCATCGATATGATTCTAGCCACTGAAATGACCAAACACTTTGAACATCTGGCGAGATTCATGAACGTCTGCAGCTCCAGAGTTACGGATAATCAGATGGAA GCTTACTCAGGTAATCTGGACATGTCAGTGGTACTACAGCCAGAAAATGTGGTGCTGGTGAAGAGAATGATGATCAAATGTGCGGATGTGTCGAATCCAACGCGACCACTAAAATATTGCATAGAATGGGCCAGAAGAATCGCCGAAGAGTATTTTAGTCAG ACTGACGAAGAAAAGAGATTGAAGCTGCCAGTATTGATGCCTATGTTCGACAGACAAACATGCTCGATACCAAAATCGCAGATCGGTTTTGTCGATTATATCATCAACGACATGATCGAAACATGGGATG CATTTATCGACATGCCAGAGTTGGTGGGATACATGAGACACAATTACGAGAAATGGAAAGAATATAGT GAACAAGGAATATCGACTTTGCAGGACATCGAAAAGTTGCAACAGCTTCCCGAGTTTTTCGTGCATCGATTCGCGTGA
- the Pde8 gene encoding phosphodiesterase 8 isoform X4 produces MGCRSSTLECMEDKRDTEKRKQSDSLDQGSLVDIGKSEYDILEKPPFKEVPTGDEAVDHSTVKGAQEIGTYPLTNSVPDLIKILLVFPKDDQQMDILATTSRRLGWSVSVAKDAEEAVEFFQNRGHELVIIDHRGQRGTQADAICRAIRSSPVYHNTVVIALVKKSYFMHTEKDKIVSLDLLEIGFTRALMECSHEGILINELVGIYTSTLLPRTQLAAADALYVALDRCRDMVHVTNDKHIVQFVNKISEKLLGYTITEILGKNISEIVLYENFVVMEQQISKGHEFEGNMNCKRKNNQMLTLNCRIVPFSITLKKPTHYIYVYDTMYLSENIDPSVDKDQQPGLPKQSTVATQRRTSDMKSGTSDSRRRSSLRKLYSLQLEAPITKVITLLSNAITESTNPETAAQIDKAIEMLKTTELYVPHLREDKTFTDPVATDLVGALLAKSPRKPWESRRSSVESARLSTYKAVALTSGSSRMQIKGFRGPQEIAEILDKCLDWNFDVFKLEVLTEKRPLLFLGMTIMNLYRVPARLGCDEKVVQNWLTVIEMNYRSTNCYHNSTHAADVLQATARFMQSETLKQILEPLDEVAALIASAAHDLDHPGRSSQFLCNADSKLAILYNDLSVLESHHAALTFKLSLEEDSANIFKNLERDTYKLVRQIVIDMILATEMTKHFEHLARFMNVCSSRVTDNQMEAYSGNLDMSVVLQPENVVLVKRMMIKCADVSNPTRPLKYCIEWARRIAEEYFSQTDEEKRLKLPVLMPMFDRQTCSIPKSQIGFVDYIINDMIETWDAFIDMPELVGYMRHNYEKWKEYSEQGISTLQDIEKLQQLPEFFVHRFA; encoded by the exons AAAGGGGCGCAAGAAATTGGAACATACCCGTTAACGAACAGTGTTCCTGATCTCATTAAG ATATTACTGGTCTTCCCGAAAGATGATCAGCAGATGGACATACTTGCCACCACTTCCAGAAGACTGGGGTGGAGCGTATCGGTGGCAAAAGATGCGGAAGAAGCTGTCGAGTTCTTCCAAAATCGAGGTCACGAGCTAGTGATCATCGATCATCGGGGGCAACGTGGTACCCAAGCCGATGCGATTTGTAG agCGATTAGGTCTAGTCCAGTTTACCATAATACCGTTGTCATAGCTCTTGTAAAAAAATC GTATTTTATGCATACCGAAAAAGATAAAATCGTGTCACTGGATTTGTTAGAAATAGGATTCACCAGA GCTTTAATGGAGTGCTCCCACGAAGGGATATTAATTAACGAATTAGTGGGAATTTATACCAGCACTTTGTTACCAAGAACACAACTAGCGGCTGCTGACGCGTTGTATGTGGCTCTTGACAGATGCCGTGATATGGTACACGTGACAAATGATAAACACATTGTACAG tttgttaataaaattagcGAGAAGTTGTTAGGCTATACGATCACAGAAATATTAGGGAAAAACATCAGTGAGATAGTTCTCTACGAAAATTTCGTAGTGATGGAGCAGCAGATCAGCAAAGGTCACGAATTCGAGGGGAACATGAACTGCAAACGAAAAAATAATCAAATGCTCACTCTCAACTGCAGGATAGTACCTTTCAGTATCACTTTGAA AAAACCAACTCACTACATATACGTGTACGATACGATGTACCTGTCAGAAAATATCGATCCATCGGTCGATAAAGATCAACAACCTGGTCTTCCAAAGCAGAGTACAGTTGCGACACAAAGGCGGACATCTGATATGAAATCAGGCACCAGCGACA gcCGAAGGCGGTCCAGTCTGCGCAAACTGTACAGTTTACAATTGGAAGCACCAATTACAAAAGTGATCACACTTCTTTCTAACGCGATCACGGAGTCGACGAATCCTGAAACAGCTGCACAGATAGACAAG GCAATAGAAATGTTGAAAACTACCGAACTGTACGTGCCACATCTAAGGGAAGATAAAACCTTCACTGACCCCGTGGCTACTGACCTCGTCGGAGCCTTGTTAGCT AAGTCGCCCCGGAAACCATGGGAATCAAGAAGATCGTCGGTGGAGTCAGCACGGTTGTCTACGTACAAAGCTGTCGCTCTGACCTCAGGTTCCTCTCGAATGCAGATCAAAGGATTCAGGGGGCCTCAGGAAATCGCGGAAATATTGGACAAGTGTTTAGATTGGAATTTCGATGTATTCAAACTTGAAGTTCTCACGGAAAAAAG GCCACTATTGTTCCTTGGGATGACAATCATGAATCTGTATCGCGTACCAGCAAGATTAGGCTGCGATGAGAAGGTCGTACAAAATTGGCTAACAGTAATCGAAATGAACTATCGATCTACTAATTGTTATCACAATTCGACTCATGCTGCTGATGTACTACAAGCCACTGCTAGGTTTATGCAGTCCGAAACGTTGAAACAGATTTTGGAACCCTTGGACGAAGTTGCGGCTTTGATTGCTTCTGCTGCGCATGATCTTGATCATCCCGGTAGATCGAG CCAATTTCTCTGCAACGCCGACAGCAAGCTAGCGATCCTCTACAATGATTTGTCCGTGCTTGAGTCACACCATGCAGCGTTAACTTTCAAGCTATCCTTAGAAGAAGACAGTGCGAACATTTTCAAA AACTTGGAACGAGACACATACAAGCTAGTCAGGCAGATAGTCATCGATATGATTCTAGCCACTGAAATGACCAAACACTTTGAACATCTGGCGAGATTCATGAACGTCTGCAGCTCCAGAGTTACGGATAATCAGATGGAA GCTTACTCAGGTAATCTGGACATGTCAGTGGTACTACAGCCAGAAAATGTGGTGCTGGTGAAGAGAATGATGATCAAATGTGCGGATGTGTCGAATCCAACGCGACCACTAAAATATTGCATAGAATGGGCCAGAAGAATCGCCGAAGAGTATTTTAGTCAG ACTGACGAAGAAAAGAGATTGAAGCTGCCAGTATTGATGCCTATGTTCGACAGACAAACATGCTCGATACCAAAATCGCAGATCGGTTTTGTCGATTATATCATCAACGACATGATCGAAACATGGGATG CATTTATCGACATGCCAGAGTTGGTGGGATACATGAGACACAATTACGAGAAATGGAAAGAATATAGT GAACAAGGAATATCGACTTTGCAGGACATCGAAAAGTTGCAACAGCTTCCCGAGTTTTTCGTGCATCGATTCGCGTGA
- the Pde8 gene encoding phosphodiesterase 8 isoform X2, which translates to MGCRSSTLECMEDKRDTEKRKQSDSLDQGSLVDIGKSEYDILEKPPFKEVPTGDEAVDHSTVKGAQEIGTYPLTNSVPDLIKILLVFPKDDQQMDILATTSRRLGWSVSVAKDAEEAVEFFQNRGHELVIIDHRGQRGTQADAICRAIRSSPVYHNTVVIALVKKSYFMHTEKDKIVSLDLLEIGFTRALMECSHEGILINELVGIYTSTLLPRTQLAAADALYVALDRCRDMVHVTNDKHIVQFVNKISEKLLGYTITEILGKNISEIVLYENFVVMEQQISKGHEFEGNMNCKRKNNQMLTLNCRIVPFSITLKKPTHYIYVYDTMYLSENIDPSVDKDQQPGLPKQSTVATQRRTSDMKSGTSDSRRRSSLRKLYSLQLEAPITKVITLLSNAITESTNPETAAQIDKAIEMLKTTELYVPHLREDKTFTDPVATDLVGALLASPRKPWESRRSSVESARLSTYKAVALTSGSSRMQIKGFRGPQEIAEILDKCLDWNFDVFKLEVLTEKRPLLFLGMTIMNLYRVPARLGCDEKVVQNWLTVIEMNYRSTNCYHNSTHAADVLQATARFMQSETLKQILEPLDEVAALIASAAHDLDHPGRSSQFLCNADSKLAILYNDLSVLESHHAALTFKLSLEEDSANIFKNLERDTYKLVRQIVIDMILATEMTKHFEHLARFMNVCSSRVTDNQMEAYSGNLDMSVVLQPENVVLVKRMMIKCADVSNPTRPLKYCIEWARRIAEEYFSQTDEEKRLKLPVLMPMFDRQTCSIPKSQIGFVDYIINDMIETWDGQYTFLRLCYSFTVHLQNTLYFSAFIDMPELVGYMRHNYEKWKEYSEQGISTLQDIEKLQQLPEFFVHRFA; encoded by the exons AAAGGGGCGCAAGAAATTGGAACATACCCGTTAACGAACAGTGTTCCTGATCTCATTAAG ATATTACTGGTCTTCCCGAAAGATGATCAGCAGATGGACATACTTGCCACCACTTCCAGAAGACTGGGGTGGAGCGTATCGGTGGCAAAAGATGCGGAAGAAGCTGTCGAGTTCTTCCAAAATCGAGGTCACGAGCTAGTGATCATCGATCATCGGGGGCAACGTGGTACCCAAGCCGATGCGATTTGTAG agCGATTAGGTCTAGTCCAGTTTACCATAATACCGTTGTCATAGCTCTTGTAAAAAAATC GTATTTTATGCATACCGAAAAAGATAAAATCGTGTCACTGGATTTGTTAGAAATAGGATTCACCAGA GCTTTAATGGAGTGCTCCCACGAAGGGATATTAATTAACGAATTAGTGGGAATTTATACCAGCACTTTGTTACCAAGAACACAACTAGCGGCTGCTGACGCGTTGTATGTGGCTCTTGACAGATGCCGTGATATGGTACACGTGACAAATGATAAACACATTGTACAG tttgttaataaaattagcGAGAAGTTGTTAGGCTATACGATCACAGAAATATTAGGGAAAAACATCAGTGAGATAGTTCTCTACGAAAATTTCGTAGTGATGGAGCAGCAGATCAGCAAAGGTCACGAATTCGAGGGGAACATGAACTGCAAACGAAAAAATAATCAAATGCTCACTCTCAACTGCAGGATAGTACCTTTCAGTATCACTTTGAA AAAACCAACTCACTACATATACGTGTACGATACGATGTACCTGTCAGAAAATATCGATCCATCGGTCGATAAAGATCAACAACCTGGTCTTCCAAAGCAGAGTACAGTTGCGACACAAAGGCGGACATCTGATATGAAATCAGGCACCAGCGACA gcCGAAGGCGGTCCAGTCTGCGCAAACTGTACAGTTTACAATTGGAAGCACCAATTACAAAAGTGATCACACTTCTTTCTAACGCGATCACGGAGTCGACGAATCCTGAAACAGCTGCACAGATAGACAAG GCAATAGAAATGTTGAAAACTACCGAACTGTACGTGCCACATCTAAGGGAAGATAAAACCTTCACTGACCCCGTGGCTACTGACCTCGTCGGAGCCTTGTTAGCT TCGCCCCGGAAACCATGGGAATCAAGAAGATCGTCGGTGGAGTCAGCACGGTTGTCTACGTACAAAGCTGTCGCTCTGACCTCAGGTTCCTCTCGAATGCAGATCAAAGGATTCAGGGGGCCTCAGGAAATCGCGGAAATATTGGACAAGTGTTTAGATTGGAATTTCGATGTATTCAAACTTGAAGTTCTCACGGAAAAAAG GCCACTATTGTTCCTTGGGATGACAATCATGAATCTGTATCGCGTACCAGCAAGATTAGGCTGCGATGAGAAGGTCGTACAAAATTGGCTAACAGTAATCGAAATGAACTATCGATCTACTAATTGTTATCACAATTCGACTCATGCTGCTGATGTACTACAAGCCACTGCTAGGTTTATGCAGTCCGAAACGTTGAAACAGATTTTGGAACCCTTGGACGAAGTTGCGGCTTTGATTGCTTCTGCTGCGCATGATCTTGATCATCCCGGTAGATCGAG CCAATTTCTCTGCAACGCCGACAGCAAGCTAGCGATCCTCTACAATGATTTGTCCGTGCTTGAGTCACACCATGCAGCGTTAACTTTCAAGCTATCCTTAGAAGAAGACAGTGCGAACATTTTCAAA AACTTGGAACGAGACACATACAAGCTAGTCAGGCAGATAGTCATCGATATGATTCTAGCCACTGAAATGACCAAACACTTTGAACATCTGGCGAGATTCATGAACGTCTGCAGCTCCAGAGTTACGGATAATCAGATGGAA GCTTACTCAGGTAATCTGGACATGTCAGTGGTACTACAGCCAGAAAATGTGGTGCTGGTGAAGAGAATGATGATCAAATGTGCGGATGTGTCGAATCCAACGCGACCACTAAAATATTGCATAGAATGGGCCAGAAGAATCGCCGAAGAGTATTTTAGTCAG ACTGACGAAGAAAAGAGATTGAAGCTGCCAGTATTGATGCCTATGTTCGACAGACAAACATGCTCGATACCAAAATCGCAGATCGGTTTTGTCGATTATATCATCAACGACATGATCGAAACATGGGATGGTCAGTACACGTTTTTACGACTTTGTTATTCCTTCACagttcatttacaaaatacccTTTATTTTTCAGCATTTATCGACATGCCAGAGTTGGTGGGATACATGAGACACAATTACGAGAAATGGAAAGAATATAGT GAACAAGGAATATCGACTTTGCAGGACATCGAAAAGTTGCAACAGCTTCCCGAGTTTTTCGTGCATCGATTCGCGTGA
- the Pde8 gene encoding phosphodiesterase 8 isoform X1 produces the protein MGCRSSTLECMEDKRDTEKRKQSDSLDQGSLVDIGKSEYDILEKPPFKEVPTGDEAVDHSTVKGAQEIGTYPLTNSVPDLIKILLVFPKDDQQMDILATTSRRLGWSVSVAKDAEEAVEFFQNRGHELVIIDHRGQRGTQADAICRAIRSSPVYHNTVVIALVKKSYFMHTEKDKIVSLDLLEIGFTRALMECSHEGILINELVGIYTSTLLPRTQLAAADALYVALDRCRDMVHVTNDKHIVQFVNKISEKLLGYTITEILGKNISEIVLYENFVVMEQQISKGHEFEGNMNCKRKNNQMLTLNCRIVPFSITLKKPTHYIYVYDTMYLSENIDPSVDKDQQPGLPKQSTVATQRRTSDMKSGTSDSRRRSSLRKLYSLQLEAPITKVITLLSNAITESTNPETAAQIDKAIEMLKTTELYVPHLREDKTFTDPVATDLVGALLAKSPRKPWESRRSSVESARLSTYKAVALTSGSSRMQIKGFRGPQEIAEILDKCLDWNFDVFKLEVLTEKRPLLFLGMTIMNLYRVPARLGCDEKVVQNWLTVIEMNYRSTNCYHNSTHAADVLQATARFMQSETLKQILEPLDEVAALIASAAHDLDHPGRSSQFLCNADSKLAILYNDLSVLESHHAALTFKLSLEEDSANIFKNLERDTYKLVRQIVIDMILATEMTKHFEHLARFMNVCSSRVTDNQMEAYSGNLDMSVVLQPENVVLVKRMMIKCADVSNPTRPLKYCIEWARRIAEEYFSQTDEEKRLKLPVLMPMFDRQTCSIPKSQIGFVDYIINDMIETWDGQYTFLRLCYSFTVHLQNTLYFSAFIDMPELVGYMRHNYEKWKEYSEQGISTLQDIEKLQQLPEFFVHRFA, from the exons AAAGGGGCGCAAGAAATTGGAACATACCCGTTAACGAACAGTGTTCCTGATCTCATTAAG ATATTACTGGTCTTCCCGAAAGATGATCAGCAGATGGACATACTTGCCACCACTTCCAGAAGACTGGGGTGGAGCGTATCGGTGGCAAAAGATGCGGAAGAAGCTGTCGAGTTCTTCCAAAATCGAGGTCACGAGCTAGTGATCATCGATCATCGGGGGCAACGTGGTACCCAAGCCGATGCGATTTGTAG agCGATTAGGTCTAGTCCAGTTTACCATAATACCGTTGTCATAGCTCTTGTAAAAAAATC GTATTTTATGCATACCGAAAAAGATAAAATCGTGTCACTGGATTTGTTAGAAATAGGATTCACCAGA GCTTTAATGGAGTGCTCCCACGAAGGGATATTAATTAACGAATTAGTGGGAATTTATACCAGCACTTTGTTACCAAGAACACAACTAGCGGCTGCTGACGCGTTGTATGTGGCTCTTGACAGATGCCGTGATATGGTACACGTGACAAATGATAAACACATTGTACAG tttgttaataaaattagcGAGAAGTTGTTAGGCTATACGATCACAGAAATATTAGGGAAAAACATCAGTGAGATAGTTCTCTACGAAAATTTCGTAGTGATGGAGCAGCAGATCAGCAAAGGTCACGAATTCGAGGGGAACATGAACTGCAAACGAAAAAATAATCAAATGCTCACTCTCAACTGCAGGATAGTACCTTTCAGTATCACTTTGAA AAAACCAACTCACTACATATACGTGTACGATACGATGTACCTGTCAGAAAATATCGATCCATCGGTCGATAAAGATCAACAACCTGGTCTTCCAAAGCAGAGTACAGTTGCGACACAAAGGCGGACATCTGATATGAAATCAGGCACCAGCGACA gcCGAAGGCGGTCCAGTCTGCGCAAACTGTACAGTTTACAATTGGAAGCACCAATTACAAAAGTGATCACACTTCTTTCTAACGCGATCACGGAGTCGACGAATCCTGAAACAGCTGCACAGATAGACAAG GCAATAGAAATGTTGAAAACTACCGAACTGTACGTGCCACATCTAAGGGAAGATAAAACCTTCACTGACCCCGTGGCTACTGACCTCGTCGGAGCCTTGTTAGCT AAGTCGCCCCGGAAACCATGGGAATCAAGAAGATCGTCGGTGGAGTCAGCACGGTTGTCTACGTACAAAGCTGTCGCTCTGACCTCAGGTTCCTCTCGAATGCAGATCAAAGGATTCAGGGGGCCTCAGGAAATCGCGGAAATATTGGACAAGTGTTTAGATTGGAATTTCGATGTATTCAAACTTGAAGTTCTCACGGAAAAAAG GCCACTATTGTTCCTTGGGATGACAATCATGAATCTGTATCGCGTACCAGCAAGATTAGGCTGCGATGAGAAGGTCGTACAAAATTGGCTAACAGTAATCGAAATGAACTATCGATCTACTAATTGTTATCACAATTCGACTCATGCTGCTGATGTACTACAAGCCACTGCTAGGTTTATGCAGTCCGAAACGTTGAAACAGATTTTGGAACCCTTGGACGAAGTTGCGGCTTTGATTGCTTCTGCTGCGCATGATCTTGATCATCCCGGTAGATCGAG CCAATTTCTCTGCAACGCCGACAGCAAGCTAGCGATCCTCTACAATGATTTGTCCGTGCTTGAGTCACACCATGCAGCGTTAACTTTCAAGCTATCCTTAGAAGAAGACAGTGCGAACATTTTCAAA AACTTGGAACGAGACACATACAAGCTAGTCAGGCAGATAGTCATCGATATGATTCTAGCCACTGAAATGACCAAACACTTTGAACATCTGGCGAGATTCATGAACGTCTGCAGCTCCAGAGTTACGGATAATCAGATGGAA GCTTACTCAGGTAATCTGGACATGTCAGTGGTACTACAGCCAGAAAATGTGGTGCTGGTGAAGAGAATGATGATCAAATGTGCGGATGTGTCGAATCCAACGCGACCACTAAAATATTGCATAGAATGGGCCAGAAGAATCGCCGAAGAGTATTTTAGTCAG ACTGACGAAGAAAAGAGATTGAAGCTGCCAGTATTGATGCCTATGTTCGACAGACAAACATGCTCGATACCAAAATCGCAGATCGGTTTTGTCGATTATATCATCAACGACATGATCGAAACATGGGATGGTCAGTACACGTTTTTACGACTTTGTTATTCCTTCACagttcatttacaaaatacccTTTATTTTTCAGCATTTATCGACATGCCAGAGTTGGTGGGATACATGAGACACAATTACGAGAAATGGAAAGAATATAGT GAACAAGGAATATCGACTTTGCAGGACATCGAAAAGTTGCAACAGCTTCCCGAGTTTTTCGTGCATCGATTCGCGTGA